In one Mus caroli chromosome 14, CAROLI_EIJ_v1.1, whole genome shotgun sequence genomic region, the following are encoded:
- the LOC110309812 gene encoding uncharacterized protein LOC110309812 gives MRRRQPRALGSLRNPFPPQASPLYVFPTSVHLIPSQQTIFHPAVQVNPLSVFYPTTFPSLRNTSYFPTFMMAMPSSSCLAKISSNCPVLSASPSHLSTLMTTSPKKSSTNRYLLSVSHLRPSASQANQRNLKC, from the exons atgagaaggaggCAGCCAAGGGCTTTGGGAAGTCTTCGCAACCCGTTTCCTCCCCAGGCTTCCCCACTGTATGTTTTTCCCACCAGTGTTCACCTCATCCCTTCTCAGCAGACCATCTTTCATCCTGCTGTTCAAGTCAaccctctttctgttttctacccTACCAcattcccttctctgaggaacaCTTCCTACTTCCCCACCTTCATGATGGCCATGCCCAGCTCCTCCTGTCTAGCCAAAATTTCCTCCAACTGCCCTGTTCTCTCTGCATCCCCTTCCCATTTGTCTACCCTCATGACTACCTCTCCCAAGAAATCATCAACGAATAGATACCTCCTTTCTGTTTCGCATCTGAGGCCTTCAGCCAGCCAGG ccaACCAGAGGAACCTGAAATGCTAA